The DNA segment CATGCTGGTAGAACACCTGCTAATGTTTTCTCATCTCTATCCCTATTCCAAGTTTTAAGTTTACAAATGTTCTTCTTCCCAATTGCTGTCAGTACCTCTATTGATATGTTTTTAGGTTTGGATCgtattcaaaatttattacaatcTTCAGAAATGTATGATAGTTTCTAtcaaaatgaaatgaaGACATTGCCACCATTAGATGAGTCAATTGCTATCAAGATGAATGATGCCTCGTTCATATGGCCAGATTATGAAAAGATGGATAAAGAGGAAGCATTAAAAAATCCAGAAAAGGATACAAAGGGTAAGAAGAAGGATAATAGAAAGAATGCAGCTGGTGATTCCAAAAACTTTACAAACGATAAAAATTcagaaaattcaattgttgATTTAGAAAAGACAGCCTTTACAGGATTTACTAATCTGAActttgaaatcaaaaaagGTGAATTTGTTATGATTACAGGTCCAATTGGTACTGGTAAGACTTCCTTATTGAATTCCTTTGCTGGTTTTATGGAAAAAACATCTGGTACTATCCAAATCAATGGTGATTTATTAATGGGTGGTTACCCTTGGATTCAGAATGCAACAGTCCGTGATAACATTATATTTGGCTCTCCTTATGAAGAAgacaaatataaagaagTTCTTCGTGCATGTTCATTAGAATCTGATTTAGATATACTACCAGCTGGTGATAAGACGGAAATTGGTGAGCGTGGTATCACATTGTCAGGTGGTCAAAAAGCACGTATTAATCTTGCTAGATGTGTTTATAAAGagaaagatatttatttacttgACGATGTTCTTAGTGCAGTCGATTCCCGTGTAGGTAAACATATTATGGACGAATgtttaacaaaattaattggtAATAAAACAAGATTATTGGCCACACATCAATTGTCTCTGATTGACAAAGCTTCTCGTATCATCGTTTTAGGTAACGATGGTTCAGTCGAAATTGGAGATGTTCAATATATGAAAGAAACTAACAAAACTTTAAAAGTTTTGTTGGAGAACACTAATCAAGCTGAAGAGGAGGAAGAGGAAGAGGAACGTATGTTGGAAGAAGAAATGATAGAGACTAAGGAAAGAGAGATCAAAGACCTTGATATTTTGGAGAAGACCTTGAGTAGAAAAGATGTGGATGAGAATATTAACGGACGTACaatagaaaaagaagagagGGCTGTTAATAGTATTAAATTGTCAATTTATAAGGAATACCTAAAAGCTGGTCTCAATAAATGGggttttattatattaccCCTTTACTTGATTTTAGTCGTTGCTACTACTTTCTCTagtttattttcttctgtttGGTTATCCTATTGGACTGAAAACAAATTTGAGAATAGGTCTGAAAGTTTCTATATGGGtctatattcattttttgtttttggtGCTTATATTTTCATGACAAGTCAATTTACTATATTGTGTTACATTGGTATTGGAgcttcaaaaaatttaaatatccAGGCTctaaaaagaattattcaTACTCCAATGTCTTTCATGGATACAACTCCTATTGGTCGTATCTTAAATAGATTTACAAAAGATACAGATAGTTTAGATAACGAACTAATCGAAAATGTTCGTCTAACTGTTTCCCAGTTTGCTAATATTGTTGGTGTTTGCGTAATGtgtattgtttatttacCATGGTTTGCTATTGCAGTTCCATTTTtggtttttatttttgttttcataCAAAACCATTACCAAAGTGCTGGTAGAGAAATAAAACGTTTAGAAGCTATCCAAAGATCATttgtttataataattttaatgaaatctTAGGCGGTATGGATACtatcaaattttataaaagtGAAGAAAGGTACATTGCTAAGTCAGACTATTTGATCGATAAAATGAATGAAGCTGGTTATTTGACGGTTTGTGTTCAAAGATGGGTTGCTATTTTAGTTGATATGATTGCTGTTGCTTTTGCTTTAATTATCACTTTATTGTGTGTTACTAGACAATTTCATATTTCAGCATCTTCAGTTGGTGTCTTATTAACCTACGTTTTACAACTTCCTGGTTTATTCAATACTCTTTTAAGAGCTGTGTCTCAAGTTGAAAATGACATGAATAGTACCGAAAGGTTGGTATCGTATGCTACTGACTTACCTTTGGAGGCACAGTATCACAAACCTGAAACTGCACCACCTGAGTCGTGGCCTGAGGAAGGtactattaaatttgaaaatgtaGATTTTGCTTATAGACCTGGTTTACCTattgttttgaaaaacATTAACTTACAAATTAATGGAACTGAGAAAATTGGTATCTGTGGCCGTACTGGTGCTGGTAAATCAACCATCATGACTGCATTATATAGGCTAAATGAATTAACATCTGGTAGCATTTTAATTGACGATGTTGATATAAATAAGCTTGGTTTACATGAGttgagaaaaaaattagcTATTATTCCTCAAGATCCCGTTTTGTTTAGAGGTGATATCAGAAAGAATTTGGATCCTTTCCATGAAAGAActgatgaagaattatGGGATGTTTTAGTCAGAGGAGGTGCCATTGCCCCTGAAGATTTGGCTGAAACCAAAGCCCAGCATATAACAGAAGATGGTACTTCAGCTGATTTGCATAAGTTTCACTTGGATAAAGTGGTTGAAGAGGATGGCGCTAACTTTTCATTAGGTGAAAGGCAAATATTAGCTTTAACAAGAGCACTAGTTCGTAATACTAAGATTTTAATCTTAGATGAAGCCACCTCTTCTGTTGATTATGAAACAGATAGAAAGATTCAAGAACGCATTGCCACAGCATTCAGTCATTGTACGATTCTATGTATTGCGCACAGATTGAAgacaattttaaattacGACCGTATTTTAGTTTTAGAGCATGGTGAAGTTGCTGAATTTGATACACCaatgaa comes from the Tetrapisispora phaffii CBS 4417 chromosome 1, complete genome genome and includes:
- the YOR1 gene encoding ATP-binding cassette transporter YOR1 (similar to Saccharomyces cerevisiae YOR1 (YGR281W); ancestral locus Anc_5.10), with the translated sequence MVDGHGSTGVGIESSLSSGSADIKDVDSEKIQTHNIVVKSKTNADTVDLRRSSASTSNSFNYQYLPSGDYVVDRNKPKTFLNRDDLEKVTDSEVFPQKRLFSFFYSKKMPVVPANDDERKDLPLLRANIISKIFIWWVVSIVKVGYKRTIQPNDLFKMDERLSINNIYTRFEKILNSYVEKHRAIYRENHPEVTEEEVHKNTTLPRFTVAKTLMFTFKVEYFISIVFAVLSNCASGLLPLVTKRLITFVGKKALFPELHVNAGVGYAIGSCAMMVCNGILFNQFFLSSQLTGAQVKALLTKAILNKIFKADGYTRHKFPNGEITSYVTTDLARVEFALSFQPFIAGFPASLAICITLLIINLGPIALVGVGVFFAVFFVSFFIFKQILNLRVVSLKFTDARVTAMREVLNNMKMVKFYSWEDAYEKNITEIRTKEIKYVRQLQYIRNGIVALSFSLTSIASLVTFLCMYKVNHAGRTPANVFSSLSLFQVLSLQMFFFPIAVSTSIDMFLGLDRIQNLLQSSEMYDSFYQNEMKTLPPLDESIAIKMNDASFIWPDYEKMDKEEALKNPEKDTKGKKKDNRKNAAGDSKNFTNDKNSENSIVDLEKTAFTGFTNLNFEIKKGEFVMITGPIGTGKTSLLNSFAGFMEKTSGTIQINGDLLMGGYPWIQNATVRDNIIFGSPYEEDKYKEVLRACSLESDLDILPAGDKTEIGERGITLSGGQKARINLARCVYKEKDIYLLDDVLSAVDSRVGKHIMDECLTKLIGNKTRLLATHQLSLIDKASRIIVLGNDGSVEIGDVQYMKETNKTLKVLLENTNQAEEEEEEEERMLEEEMIETKEREIKDLDILEKTLSRKDVDENINGRTIEKEERAVNSIKLSIYKEYLKAGLNKWGFIILPLYLILVVATTFSSLFSSVWLSYWTENKFENRSESFYMGLYSFFVFGAYIFMTSQFTILCYIGIGASKNLNIQALKRIIHTPMSFMDTTPIGRILNRFTKDTDSLDNELIENVRLTVSQFANIVGVCVMCIVYLPWFAIAVPFLVFIFVFIQNHYQSAGREIKRLEAIQRSFVYNNFNEILGGMDTIKFYKSEERYIAKSDYLIDKMNEAGYLTVCVQRWVAILVDMIAVAFALIITLLCVTRQFHISASSVGVLLTYVLQLPGLFNTLLRAVSQVENDMNSTERLVSYATDLPLEAQYHKPETAPPESWPEEGTIKFENVDFAYRPGLPIVLKNINLQINGTEKIGICGRTGAGKSTIMTALYRLNELTSGSILIDDVDINKLGLHELRKKLAIIPQDPVLFRGDIRKNLDPFHERTDEELWDVLVRGGAIAPEDLAETKAQHITEDGTSADLHKFHLDKVVEEDGANFSLGERQILALTRALVRNTKILILDEATSSVDYETDRKIQERIATAFSHCTILCIAHRLKTILNYDRILVLEHGEVAEFDTPMNLFKDETTIFHNMCKKSDITIDDFSDL